GtttatttagaacattttgatttagttgatttagtaggctagttgatttagtaggctagttgatttagttgatttatagaacattttgatttagttgatttatagaacatttcgATTTacttaatcctttgctcatattgctttaggaaaatggcgccaccaccaccaccaccatgtcgactgtgcaagtcaaggtgcaccaatagccttgcaactggcaagctgttcggcatctacttccaaccgagttttcgtcatgcggcagtaagaaattatatgaaatgtaacaactattttatttttagtgttggcattacttcATTGTgccattttgctttttttacacatatcgtcccatgcaatgtgaggttgaaattcaacaagctgataggagacactgtgacatttgaggctcctggggggcgtacactatggaggtcgagaaaggacgcaatatgtcacagattggaggagatggatgggcccgtttcctcacccgcatgcgtcttactggtggtgagttgatcagcttctccttcagagcagaaagacccaagctggctgtcatttatatcaacctggtggaagatgaggaagatgaggaagatgatgaagataatgaggacccactcgatgaagatgatgctaacccacttcatgaagccatcgtagctcaaagaatgaggttgagcgaggaggaggtgtgcaacctatgggacataattccgccacgtgattactttgttggggtgccattcgtgacccgcctgactagtaccatggtcgatcggcatgatatggtatgttatacttacaaaagCAAATtgtccgatgatatgcttagtgtagagtccaatgatatgttgtgtgcaatctagtcgatgatatgctttagtgtagagtccgatcacatgcttattagtgtagaatccaaggaactattaatagtgtagataatccagaTATAcctattagtagaattcatgcttagtacaaatgtgtagtacCGTGTCTTTTGATatatagtgtagaaatctatacttaatagTAATATATTTGCAaaagtatgtgcgaggctatttattaattgatatgtttttcttattcagaaattgccaaagagcctatctgtgagttgtggtatcgagcctgatgaagaaggctcagctggactacgccttaccgcaaggggctccgtcaacacctgtacttaccgcatggacacggacggtcgcacacacttaaactcggttgggtggaagagattcctcattggcaagaatcttcatgttggacaggccatcctaattactatcaggaacacccaccgcccaggcttgaggatgatgatcgtcgtcgatatcatgtagaactacatatgtctatgtggctatatcatctagaactacatatgatgatcgtcgtcgatatcatgtagaactacatatgatgatcatcgtcgatatcatctagaactacatatgatgatcgtcgtcgatatcaccttatactgcttgaggatgcatgttgactatatatgaaatttttatctagtactccctccgttccaaattactcgtcgtggttttagttcaatttgaactaaaaccacgacgagtaatttggaacggaggtagtactacctaatacttataatgctttatgaaattgatatctagtagtaccttgtatctggaaattgcagtttattgaaactgaacacatagcagtagcgcggggctaggAAAGCGCTACGGCTAACTAATAGTAGCGTGTTCTGGAAAAGCGATGCTGATATAGTCaatattagtagcgcgggtacagaccgcgctactactaacagttagctgtagcgccttattagtagcgcggctgcccgcgctgctgatagcctcaaaacccgcgctactactagggttttccctagtagtgtagctatgcatctccatggctaaatcttgcgtgtgcgtagacttttgtttttgtttttcatgcaacattccccaacaaacCTCATGTTTCCcatccatgtgtgagtaattctcTATAGTAACATGGGACAGATGGGAATTGGATGAGATCcgttatgttatgagattgatgttgttatgaattttctatgcttaatgcttatcactaggccCGAGTGATATGATATCAGATATCAACCGTATTTGTTTTCATGATTATCTATGTGTTTCAACTATACCTACAACTTGTATGCACTTATTATAGTTTCTGAAGTCGAAACCCCGAAGTGACATTAATTGGAATATCAATGGGAATGACTGTAAATTGGGGATTACATGTATTtgttaagtgttaatgctttgcttTGGTGCTTTGTAAATTGAGTAACTTAATTATCCTTAATTTCTATTAGGATCCTGCTCAAACACGAGGGTAGAACAAAAAAAGCTATGCAAGTCCTTATTGGAAGCACGTACAACTACATACATAATACATGCATGCCTACATAAGTTGAAGATGTTGAGCTAGTTGACTATATATGCCCTATGTTTATGCTATTACATGATCGATTATATCCATGAAACATTCCATTATCCATCCTGATACCTGCGTTTTTCATAATTCTTGGTCTCTTTAAAGATATTTCGTACGTGAAAACTGATGGGTATTACTGCTTTTGTTAGTCAATCGCAATCAAACAATCAACACTTCGTCGTATTTGCTACTAATAAATTCTCTCAAGTAAGTATGTCGTTTCCAGGTTTGGTTGAAGTGCAAACTTAAGTGATAAACCTTATAAGCATTCTTTGTATCCtctcgtgtcgaatcaataaatttgggttgtgaTACTTTTTATCAAAGATTTTTACGATacactacacttgtgggttatcaacacacACATCAAGGGAGGGCTAAGCTTAGTTGATACCAGAGCTATAGAAAGCATAGAGCAATGGCAATTGACAAGTAGTAAAAAGCCAGAAGAATGAACATGCAGCAAAAGGTTGGAATCCAATGAGCATGTTGCGAAAGCCCAAAAGCAAGCAGAAGGAGTGATAAGATCATACGTACTAAAAATGCATCCTAGAAAACGCACTTTCCAAGTTTGAAACAAGCCTAAAGGATGATTATTAAGATCAAACACACTAGAGAATTATGTGCCCCATCTGGCAACGAACAAGTCCAGACATGAGAACCATTGTCTTTTTCATGTCTCATGTTGGACCCACATGTGAACTCGAACACTACTATACAGCTTGATGTACACTCTTCAACCCAAATGTATTCTCCTCGTGACCCAGTTTTTTCAACTTAAATGCGTCCTCTCGGTGACAGTGccttttcattcttcaaacaagtTCCTTTTCTCCCACTTCTCATCCACTTCCTTTTCTTTCTCTATTTAAATATATTTTGTACCTGGCAACTGCTGAGTACTACTGCTTTTGTTACTCAACCGCAATCAAACAATCAACATTTCATCATATTTGCTACTAATAAGTTCTCTTGAGTAAGTACTCTGTTTCCAGGTTTGGTTgatttgacaactcaactgctaaaccTTATAAGTATTCTTTGGATCCCCTCGTGTTGAATCATTAAATTTGGGTTGTGATACTTTTCATCAAAGATTTTTATGATACTACACTTGTGGGTTACCAGCACACACATCAAGGGAGGGCTAGGCTTAGTTGATACCAGAGTTATAGCAAAATAGATCAGTGACAGTTAACAAGTCGAAGAAAGCAAGAAGAATGAACATGCAGCGAAAGGTTGAAATCTAGCGAGCATGTTGCGAAATCCCAAAAGCAAGCAGAAGGGGTGATAAGATCATACGTACTAAAAACGCATCCTATGTGGAAAACAACACTTCCAAGTTTGAAGCAAGCCTAAGAAATGATTATTAATACCAAACACACTAGAGAATGATGTGCTCCATGTGGCGACGAACAAGTCCAGGCATGAGGACCATTGTCTTTGTATTGtcacatgtgggacccacatgtgaACGCGAACACTACTATACAACTTGACGTACACTCTTCAACCCAAATGTATTTTCCTAGTGATCTAGTTTTTTAAACTTAAATGCGTCCTCTCGGTAACAATGCTTTCTCATTCTTCAAACACGTTCCTTTTCTCCCACTTCTCATCCACTTCCTTTTCCTACTTCCCCTTTAGATCCAAAGCTATTATCATAGCAATTTCAACGTTATTAGTGCTTGCCCTCCCCCTTTCGTCCCTCTTGATTCACCATTATATCTCATCCTCTTATGACGCTTGGTGTGTTAACCACCACTAACCACAGTTTTGTCATCCGCGATTTGTCTGCACTCATGGTCTGCCCAGAATGACCATCCCTCTAACCTTCTGGTCACCAGCAAACCCTATTCCGCTCTCCATCCCAAAACGCCAGATCAAATTCCTCAGACAAGCCAGAGCATAATCACACGTGGAGAGGGAAGGGTGAGTGTCCATTAAGCCTATCCTGGTTAGGCCTTTTTTGTTATCATGATGACAGTGGAACCCGTCCTTGTGAGATCATATTTTTTTtgacaaagggtgaattttatttactcaaaatgaagcatcaagaggatatACACACGATGATTACACACTCGGCCTCTTCATAGCTAGGATACACACGGCCGGCACCATCACACAAACAGGCCAACAACTAGCAAAGTcgtataagaccaaagctatgcttaGGCGGAAAATATAAAAACCCGATAGCAATCAGATCTGCGATCGGCAAACTATAGcaatgaccatatccgcaccaaccatcctTGTGAGATCATATGGCGGAAAAGAAGTAAGTCTATCTAGCAAGTGGTGCATTGTCTAATGCATAGGGAAGGGGAAACCCTCCTTTTTCgaaagggtttttatcatttatgccactggTTGTcactcactactcagttttgccactatgaatttcaactgctcaaaaatgccatagCTTCGTTAGGtgcatgctcaaaaatgccactcgACACCATGATTGTCAGCTCAAATCTCGTTTGCCATGTCATAATGACCCAAATAACTATAGAGCAACAtgtcagctctccctctatctcactacaataaagtgtgggtccaacttgatcccaacaacgttcttattttctCTTAAATTATTCGCTTGCTTACTCCAAACAAGTGGGGTCCACACTTAttattgtgagatagagagagctGACATGTGGGTATAGGGTTATTTTTGTCATAACATGGTCAATGAGTTTGACCTGACAATAACGATGTCTGATGGCATTTCAGAGAAAATATCTAATGGAACAATGGCATTTTTGAGAAAACATCTTACGgagcgatggcatttttgagcagttgtaATTTCTAATGacaaaactgagtagtgagacacaactagtggcataaatgataaaaacccttttCGAAAAAAAGTCAAGTGGTATGTGgatattttttttctgtttctgtttcttttcttttcttcaaaCTTCCGTTTGAAAAATTGAAGGTTCGTGGTGATCAATCCAAACCACCCATTCCTCCTCACCATATTGGCATGTCTTTGTTTGTTTTAGGAAATATCGCCAAGTTTATATAACCAATACATATATCCCCTTATGGTAAAAATTAACACCTGCTAGGGCGAAAACGTTAGTGGGTACCGCTCTATACCATCATAGTTTTGTTAGGAAATTAAGACGTAACCACATgcataagttcaaaaaaaaaagacGTAACCACATGCATCTTTCAAAAgctgtgcgtgtgcgtgtgcgtgtttcTTCCTACGCAAGATCATAAAAGCGATAGATAAAAGGTTGTGCGTGTGCGTGTTTCTTCCTACAAAGTCCGTTGTGCGTGTTTCTTTCTACAAAACCCTTCAAACGGTCATAAAACAGTTGTATTAATACGGGACACGTATGGATAAATGGATCGGTCGATTCGTGTCTTCCACGGAGCAAAACGACCAAAGATACGTACGTGGGAGAAATTCATGGAGTGTCACCGTGTCGTTAGTCTGGTCGCGGTCGCGGTCGTGCTGCTGCTCCGGTGGCCGGCTTTGAGCTCTGCGCAGGCGCCGGTGTCGAGGACCATCACGGTGGACAGTCAGGGAGGAGGGGATTTCTGGAGCGTGCAGTCGGCGGTGAACTTCGTGCCCGACGGCAACCGGGAGTGGGTCAGGATCCACGTCCGGGCAGGGAGCTACACGTCCGTCGTCCTTGCTCAACTATTTTTTTGTACTCCTTCCAAGATGTTTATGTTGGTCACGTGGCGCGTGCAGGGAGAAGGTGATTATCCCGGCGGAGAAAGGCTACATCTTGCTGGAAGGGGACGGCTCCTGGAACACGGACATCAATTTCAACGACTACGCCGGCGCCCACGTCCGCAGCCGCGGAGACACGTCGCCGACGTACAAGAGCGCCACCTTCACCGTCCTCGCCGATGATTTCATCGCCCGGAACATCACCTTCAAGAACACGCACAACGCTCACGACAAGATCAACAAGAGCCAAGCGGTGGCGGCGCTGGTCCGCGGTGACCGGAACGCCTTCTATGGCTGCGCCTTCCATAGCTTCCAGGATACGCTCTGCGACGACCTAGGCCGCCACCACTTCAGCGACTGCTTCATCGAGGGCGGGATCGACTTCATCTTCGGCTACGGCCAGTCCATCTATGATGGCTGCACCATCGTGTCCAACATGCCGCCGTCCTACGGCCAGAACCCTGGGTCGGTGACGGCGCACGGCAGGGTCGACGCCAGCGACCCCGGCGGCTTTGTGTTCAAGGGCGGCGAGGTCAGAGGCACCGGGCGCCAGTATCTCGGACGCGCGTGGAACGAGTACGCCACGGTCGTCTACTACCACGTGAATATGTCCAGCATCATCGTCCCGCAGGGATGGGAGGCATGGAAAGCCGACGGCGAGACTAACAATGTCGTATTCGCAGAGGTTGGGTGCACCGGGCCGGGATCGAACATGACCGGAAGAGTGCCGTGGGAGAAGCAACTGAGCGAGCTGGAGGTGGAGAAGTTCGTGGACATGAGCTACATCGACGACGGTTGGATAGGCGAGCAGCCATACTAGTATGACATGGCCGGGCCTTCTTTTCTACAACTCACTCCTGCATGTGTGCAAGTGGCTGGAAAAGTGCTCGATCAAAAAGGAAAACTTTGTAACACCAATCTGTTTTGTTTGTTTGTAAATATACACCATAGCATCTGTATTTAGGAAAACATACAAAGTATATAGACGCAAGCAAAAACAACTCATACTATTGTTCCACCACCAACAAAACGTCATCGAAATCCAGATATGAATAGTGGCATTTTTTGCTGTAGCATTTCTGTCACACTATAATGCTAAATTTGTCTATTTTATTTCTTCTTCtgtattttcaatttggaattgaTTTTTCAGGGGTTTTGTCACATGTCTTATGAACATTTCCAATATTTCCCTAAAAAAATAAGACATTCAGATTTGAATATTTTGTTTAAACATAGGAGCATGTAAGTGTTGAAAGCACCTGATATTTTTGGCATGGGAAGAGAGAGGCCAGTATGAGTTACAAGTTTACACTCATTATGCATTGCGCGGTTGCATCAGGCCAAGAGAGGGCCGGACATTCCTCCTCCACAACCCGTTCATGTGTTTAAATGTCACCAGAAGTGTGGAAGAAGAAAGTAACTCAATACTCTCTTGGTTTTAAATTAATTCAAGTTCTAGTTTTATCTTAAGTCAAATTTCTTTCGGGTCGATTAAGTCTAAAAAAACGCATCAGCATTTGTAACATCAGATTAGTTCTATCAGGTTTCATCATAAAAACACATTTTCTTACTATACATGTTTCATCAGTGTCACCAAGCCTTTTATGGTGATTGGTGTCTGGACCACCATCAGCCGAACTACACCTTCATCGGCATGTCTCAACTCCAATGTCCATCTCCCGTGACATGAGGTTGGGCCCTTCAAGGCAAGCTAGAGCATAACTACACGTGGCAAGGGAAGGGCGAGTATATCCACTGGCTACGCTTGTTCCATTATCATGCTGATAGGGAACCCGTCTTTCAGAGGTCGGGAAAAATGTAAGTCTACCCAACGATTGATAGTGGGGAGTTTTTTTTTAGTTCAAGCCTTCGATTCAAATCAAGATCCGTTGTGATCAATCGAAACCACCCACCATATGGCTttgtcttttttttgcgaaaaagatCCAAAGCTATTGTAAAAGTTCACAAGAAGTACTATTTTTTTGCGGGATTCACAAGAAGTACTAAACACCTCAAACATAATGCATATCTTTTTAGAAGTTAAAGTTTGATTTAATTTATCGAGAAAATATTTGCATCTACATTACCAAATAACTATCGCAAGATATACACGGTGAAATATATTCTTATATTGCATTCATTTGGTATTATTGATGTTGATAATTTTCTCTATCAAGTCAGTCATTCTTTATTCTAAATAAATTCTATGGACACTACATTTTCAAAAGGAGGGAGCACCGAATATCATAGTGTTTATAGAGTTATCAATACATATATTCCTACAAggtgtggccgtatgcatcgatctgatgcagaggctggggagtCCCCTTTTTCCAAAAAATATATTCTTACAAGGTAAAAATTAACAACTGCCATCACGATATATGGCCCCAGTTTACCATGCATCATAATGAAGACAATAACCACTTGCTCATTTATGCAAGATCATGGTTTCTTTCTATCCAAAAATCTCTCTAAAAGATTTCCAGAAAAATCTCTAAAGATACTGCAAAGGGTCAAAAAGGATTTTATAAATCGTATGGATGGATCGTGTCTTCCATAGAGCAAAACGGCCATGATATACGTGTGCGTAGGAGAAATGGGATGCGACCGCCACCATGTTGTTAGTTTGCTGGTGTtcgtgctcgtgctgctgctccggTGGCCGGCGTTGAGCTCTGCATGGGCGTCGGTGTCCAGGACCATCACCGTGGACAAGAAAGGGAGAGGCGATTTCAGAAGTGTGCAGCCGGCAGTGGACTCCGTGCCTGACGGCAACCGGGAGTGGGTCAAGATCCACGTCCGGGCAGGGCACTACAAGTTCGACCCTGCCGCAAAATTCCATACTGCATTTTTGTACTCCTTTTCAAAGTATATGTTGATGTTTGCATGCGTGCAGGGAGAAGGTGACCATCCCAAAGGAGAAGCGATACATCTTGCTCGAAGGGGAGGGCCACTCGAGCACGGAGATCTACTACGACGCCAGCAACAACGGCACAGTCGACGACCTGCTCACGCGCGGCGGCAGCGTGGGCGCCTACGCGTCAGGGACGTTCGAGAGTGCCACCTTCACCATCCTCGCCGACGACTTCGTCGCCCGGGACATCGCCTTCATGAACTCACACAACGGTTTTGACAAGCGAAACGTGAGTCAGGCGGTGGccgcgctggtcggcggcgaccgGAGCGCCTTCTACGGCTGCGCGTTCACCGGCTTCCAGGATACACTTTGCGACTACACTGGCAGGCACTACTTCCGCGGCTGCTTCATCAAGGGCGCCGTCGACTTCATCTTCGGTTACGGCCAGTTCATCTACGACGGCTGCACCGTCGTGTCCAACGTGCCCATGTCGCACAGCCGGCAGCCCGGGTGGGTGACGGTGCACGGCAGGTTGGGCGCCGGCAGCCCCGGTGGGCTGGTGTTCAAGGGCGGCGAGATCGGGGGGACTGGTCGCCAGTACCTCGGTCGCGCGTGGAACAAGTATGCCACTGTCGTCTTTTACCACGTGAACATGTCCGGCGTCGTTATCCCGCAAGGATGGGATGGCTCGAAGAACATCGGCCCTGATACGATGTTCGCGGAAGTTGGCATCACCGGGCCGGGGTCAGACATGGCCATGAGAGTGCCGTGGGAGAAGCAGCTGACCGAGGTGGAGGTGAAGAGGTTCGTGGACATCAGCTTCATCGATGACGGTTGGCTAGCCAAGCAGCCATAGCCGGGGATCGGATCAAGAGTAGTTGCAGACATTTTTCTGAGGCAAACATGCAATCTTTACTACGTCCTCACAATATTCACAGGGACGAAACTGGGTTGTCCTAACCCCAAACCCCTAAAGCAAAAGCATGTTTTGCAAGATTATGAGCCTTAACATTCGAGGTTCGAAACTCATGATTAAAACTACAAGAAATAAAAGCAGCAGAACGATCTATTATTTCATGCGCAAGCACCAAAATGTTCATAGCTTCCGTCCTTGATGGCTTCAACAACCGCCTTGCCATCCGATGCTACAAAAATCCTCTGAATATAAAGATCATCTGCAAGCGCCAAAGCTTCTCTCACTGCCAAAGTCTCGAGTGTTGTAGGATCTTCAATGCTACTGAACACAACTACCGATGCTGCCAAGAAGGCGCCACTCTTATCACGGCACACTGCCTCAAATGTGCCAAAACGCCCAACCCTTAACGTTGCAACATCAACATTTATCAGGCCTAGAGAGGTCCGGGTCTTCTTGCTCCCTGCTCACTTGTGTGTGCAAATGGCACAAAAAGTGTGAAAAGAGGGAAAACTGTGTGCTCTCCCTtctcaaattaatagaagttctcATTTGATTTAAGTCAAATTTCTTCAGATCTGGCAGAGTCTTTAAATTATAACATACACTTTCATATATTATTCATATTTTTGTGATTTTAAACAAAACTTTttatagttatgaaaagataatattaTCTACAAGACTGTGTTGGTTTATAGTTTTTACTGAAAGacagaaatagaaaaaggaaaagaataaaTCTTTATTGGGCTGGCCTTAGTTGCTTTATCATGACATGGCCTGTCCGGTGGTAATACTAATCCGCGACAATTTCCTCATAAAAATCATTAACAAATGGCCCCTCTGAGTCCACATTTGATATGTGCAAGATGAAAAATCTAAAAACCTTCACAAATTTAGGCCAATTTATGACAGTGTCTGAGAACGTAACTGAAAATCCATCATGGATTaatatatttcttgtagtggtcaaTATTAATTAGAGGTTGTTTGTGCTTATCTTACAAAGACAATTGATTATATATTTTGAATACTAGGAGGTTTGTTTCCCAATCGGCTCTGGATTGAGTTGTTTAGAGTGAGATGGCGCACTTTAAACCACATAAGTTTGGTGACACTCTAAGCAAATTTAGAACATGTACATATATTTTAGTATTTGAGATGCTTTTTATAGGCCTGTCTCGGTCATCGAGACGTGCAACATGTTACTCAGACTTGGTCACGTCACTCGCCATATAAGATGTGCATTCCTCAACTACAAACTTGTCTTACTATAGCTTAATCACGTCAACTTGATCTCATCGCTGGAACTTTCTCGTCTCACTTTAACGAGTTCACACCAAGGGAAGGCTAGTGTTAGTTGATAGCATGGCCATAAATACCAGAGAGCGCAGGACTGTGGTGGCTGACAGATAGGAGAAGCTATAGTGGAAAAGGATGGTTGGAATCAAGGCAGAGCATGGAACTATTCGCAAAAAAGGGAGAGCATGGAACTGAATGCTAGAAGCAAACAAAAGGCATGATGAGATCGGACAAACTAGAGAAAGATGTACCCCA
This region of Triticum aestivum cultivar Chinese Spring chromosome 2D, IWGSC CS RefSeq v2.1, whole genome shotgun sequence genomic DNA includes:
- the LOC123048768 gene encoding probable pectinesterase 66; this translates as MDRSIRVFHGAKRPKIRTWEKFMECHRVVSLVAVAVVLLLRWPALSSAQAPVSRTITVDSQGGGDFWSVQSAVNFVPDGNREWVRIHVRAGSYTEKVIIPAEKGYILLEGDGSWNTDINFNDYAGAHVRSRGDTSPTYKSATFTVLADDFIARNITFKNTHNAHDKINKSQAVAALVRGDRNAFYGCAFHSFQDTLCDDLGRHHFSDCFIEGGIDFIFGYGQSIYDGCTIVSNMPPSYGQNPGSVTAHGRVDASDPGGFVFKGGEVRGTGRQYLGRAWNEYATVVYYHVNMSSIIVPQGWEAWKADGETNNVVFAEVGCTGPGSNMTGRVPWEKQLSELEVEKFVDMSYIDDGWIGEQPY